In the genome of Saccharomonospora viridis DSM 43017, one region contains:
- a CDS encoding acyltransferase family protein, which produces MLRVVAISFVVIGHVTHLASHRPGIEPYPVMIAIPFGTATLLVLSGYFIGPTIRKSSSVGRWFRGRLARLLPAYLVTVLVIYLVSRTVVVRFNGASHQDGVIGLLFADPIVPADRGPDAVALWHVPDFNDLLLHVLLLHEFQTDFFHRLDGSFWTMPVQVAVFAGAALFWRSRLRHRLSAPTVLWGVTALSVVSQPLAALWRTLPTATGLYHAHLFAAGVAIYLWQRDRLPRKQLVLLLGSTVVLHALRTGTTLSVIAFTLTLVAMCAAARGRDWDEFPVLRTLRRPISWLAGISYGLYLVHQRLGEVLARALSEAGVSPWWLRLSIVVGAVVVAAWLLTVLVERPAQRVLTRRRRKTAADPAASTVVVGGGT; this is translated from the coding sequence GTGCTTCGAGTCGTGGCCATCAGCTTCGTCGTGATCGGCCACGTGACCCATCTCGCCTCTCACCGGCCCGGGATCGAACCCTATCCGGTGATGATCGCCATCCCCTTCGGAACGGCGACGTTGCTGGTGCTGTCCGGCTATTTCATCGGGCCGACGATCCGCAAGAGCAGCAGCGTGGGTCGATGGTTCCGTGGGCGGCTGGCCCGCCTACTGCCCGCGTACCTGGTCACGGTCCTGGTCATCTACCTCGTGAGTCGGACCGTCGTCGTGCGCTTCAACGGGGCGAGTCACCAGGACGGCGTGATCGGGTTGCTCTTCGCCGATCCGATCGTGCCGGCGGACCGGGGTCCGGACGCGGTGGCCCTGTGGCACGTCCCGGACTTCAACGACCTCCTGTTGCACGTGCTGTTGCTGCACGAGTTCCAAACCGATTTCTTCCACCGACTCGACGGCTCGTTCTGGACGATGCCGGTCCAGGTGGCGGTCTTCGCCGGGGCGGCACTGTTCTGGCGCAGCAGATTGCGTCACCGGCTGAGCGCGCCCACGGTGTTGTGGGGAGTGACGGCCCTGTCCGTGGTGTCGCAGCCGCTCGCCGCCCTGTGGCGGACTCTGCCCACCGCGACGGGGCTGTACCACGCGCACCTGTTCGCGGCGGGCGTCGCCATTTACCTGTGGCAGCGGGACCGGCTCCCGCGGAAACAGCTCGTGCTGCTGCTGGGCTCCACGGTCGTGCTCCATGCGTTGCGCACGGGGACGACGCTCTCGGTGATCGCGTTCACGTTGACCCTCGTGGCGATGTGTGCCGCGGCACGGGGACGGGACTGGGACGAGTTCCCCGTACTACGGACGTTGCGTCGTCCGATCTCCTGGTTGGCAGGTATCAGCTACGGCCTGTACCTGGTGCACCAGCGGTTGGGTGAGGTGCTCGCGCGAGCGCTCAGCGAGGCTGGGGTGTCACCGTGGTGGCTACGCTTGTCGATAGTGGTCGGAGCCGTCGTCGTCGCGGCCTGGCTGCTCACCGTTCTCGTCGAACGGCCGGCACAACGCGTGTTGACCCGGCGTCGTCGCAAGACTGCGGCCGATCCCGCCGCGTCCACCGTTGTTGTCGGTGGTGGGACCTAG
- a CDS encoding acyltransferase family protein, translating into MLLVYSVSRFAVVRFNGATHQDGVFGLLFAAPIVPADRGPDALPLWHVPDLNDLLLHVFLLHEWNPDAWHRIDGSCWTLPVQVAAFAAAALLWRSKLHRRVRATVVLWAAMAVSAVSPLIREFAGTLPDATGMNRAYLFAAGVAIWLWQGRRLPTNQLVPLLCVTLLLQYLRTLPPVGPVVLGFAIMLGAMCAAARGPDWDVPVLRVFRRPISWLAGISYCLYLVHQQLGYILARALSEAGVSPWWLRLSIVLGAAIVLAWLLTVLVERPAHRALSGRRPPARSESRPKPQPESPVEAAVPVKETS; encoded by the coding sequence GTGCTGCTGGTCTACAGCGTGTCGCGCTTCGCCGTCGTCCGGTTCAACGGCGCCACCCACCAGGACGGCGTGTTCGGGTTGTTGTTCGCCGCGCCGATCGTGCCCGCGGATCGGGGACCGGATGCGCTGCCCCTTTGGCACGTACCCGATCTCAACGATCTGCTTTTGCACGTGTTCCTGTTGCACGAGTGGAATCCGGACGCCTGGCACCGCATCGACGGCTCGTGCTGGACCTTGCCGGTGCAGGTGGCGGCGTTCGCGGCAGCTGCGTTGTTGTGGCGCAGCAAGCTCCACCGGAGGGTACGTGCCACCGTGGTGCTGTGGGCGGCGATGGCGGTGTCGGCGGTCTCCCCGTTGATCCGTGAGTTCGCCGGCACCCTGCCTGATGCGACCGGCATGAACCGCGCCTATCTGTTCGCCGCCGGGGTGGCGATCTGGTTGTGGCAGGGACGTCGTCTGCCGACGAACCAGCTCGTCCCGCTGCTCTGCGTGACACTACTGCTGCAGTACCTCCGCACCCTGCCCCCTGTGGGGCCGGTCGTGCTCGGCTTCGCGATCATGCTCGGCGCGATGTGCGCGGCGGCGCGTGGGCCGGATTGGGACGTGCCCGTGCTGCGGGTGTTCCGGCGTCCGATCTCGTGGCTGGCGGGTATCAGCTACTGCCTGTACCTGGTGCACCAACAGCTCGGCTACATCCTGGCGCGGGCGCTGAGCGAGGCGGGGGTCTCACCGTGGTGGTTGCGCTTGTCGATCGTGTTGGGCGCGGCGATCGTGCTCGCGTGGTTGTTGACCGTTCTCGTGGAGCGTCCGGCACACCGCGCATTGAGCGGGCGCCGGCCACCCGCCCGAAGCGAGTCCCGGCCGAAACCCCAACCCGAGTCTCCCGTCGAAGCCGCCGTACCCGTCAAGGAGACGTCCTGA
- a CDS encoding MBL fold metallo-hydrolase has translation MNVTEDYTGHVEPGGAAARRTLDALTITKISVGPMDNNAYLLVCRATNEALLIDAANDPDRLSDLVGHGPDRPSLRTIVTTHQHRDHWQALGAIAGAYGADTVAHPADADPLPVPPDILVEHGDTVTFGEITLEVIHLRGHTPGSIALLYRDPHGHPHLFTGDSLFPGGVGKTNSPEDFTSLINDVEERVFGQLPDDTWFYPGHGDDSTLGTERPKLGEWRQRGW, from the coding sequence GTGAACGTCACCGAGGACTACACCGGACACGTCGAGCCAGGTGGCGCCGCCGCACGGCGCACGCTCGACGCGTTGACCATCACGAAGATCTCAGTCGGCCCGATGGACAACAACGCCTATCTCTTGGTGTGCCGGGCCACCAACGAGGCGCTGCTGATCGACGCCGCCAACGATCCCGATCGGTTGTCCGATCTCGTCGGACACGGCCCCGATCGTCCGTCGCTGCGCACGATCGTCACGACGCATCAGCATCGCGACCATTGGCAGGCGCTCGGCGCCATCGCGGGGGCCTACGGTGCCGACACGGTGGCGCACCCGGCCGACGCCGATCCGTTGCCGGTTCCCCCGGACATCCTGGTCGAGCACGGTGACACCGTCACCTTCGGTGAGATCACCCTGGAAGTCATCCACCTCCGTGGACACACCCCCGGGTCGATCGCACTGCTGTACCGGGATCCGCACGGCCATCCCCACCTGTTCACCGGTGACTCGCTGTTCCCGGGCGGCGTCGGGAAGACGAATTCCCCGGAGGACTTCACCTCGTTGATCAACGACGTCGAGGAGCGTGTTTTCGGGCAACTGCCCGACGACACCTGGTTCTATCCGGGACACGGTGACGATTCCACGCTCGGGACGGAACGGCCGAAGCTGGGCGAGTGGCGGCAGCGCGGCTGGTGA
- a CDS encoding NUDIX hydrolase, with translation MIDSLSWVLVRDRRLLTVRTRGKEKFYLPGGKREAGESDVECLCREIREELGVELDPRSFRLFAVLDELADGYTDGRRVHMTAYTAHHRGELTAGREIAEIAWLTSAEADRCPPAGRRVLGMLAQQGRID, from the coding sequence GTGATCGACAGTCTCTCGTGGGTCCTCGTTCGAGACCGCAGGCTGCTGACCGTGCGGACGCGAGGAAAGGAGAAGTTCTACCTTCCGGGTGGTAAACGAGAGGCCGGGGAAAGTGACGTCGAATGTCTGTGCCGGGAGATCCGTGAGGAACTCGGCGTGGAACTCGATCCCCGCAGTTTCCGCCTTTTCGCGGTTCTCGACGAGCTCGCCGACGGCTACACCGACGGGCGTCGGGTGCACATGACGGCGTACACGGCACATCACCGCGGTGAGCTGACCGCAGGGCGGGAGATCGCCGAAATCGCGTGGCTCACCTCCGCCGAAGCGGACCGCTGTCCGCCCGCAGGTCGCCGGGTGCTCGGCATGCTCGCCCAGCAAGGTCGGATCGACTGA